A single Gemmatimonadota bacterium DNA region contains:
- a CDS encoding zf-HC2 domain-containing protein has product MMNDCENIEVREALPELMLGTLPEAERVRVQQHLDACDDCSAELAIIRAVRASAVMPAVNVERIVAAIPAYRRKRTSMRRVYLELAAACLIGAVGISTFALHNSGHSATPAANSAAGVAGQGLALVNTSDLSDDGLAQLTRDLDKLQAMPTVDPESVTPAALEDAPEPASAGDSA; this is encoded by the coding sequence ATGATGAATGATTGTGAGAACATAGAGGTTCGCGAAGCGTTGCCGGAGCTGATGCTCGGCACGCTGCCGGAGGCCGAGCGTGTGCGGGTGCAACAGCACCTGGATGCGTGCGACGACTGCTCCGCGGAGCTCGCGATCATTCGCGCGGTGCGTGCAAGTGCAGTCATGCCTGCCGTGAACGTCGAGCGTATAGTCGCCGCGATCCCAGCGTATCGTCGCAAGCGGACGAGCATGCGCAGAGTCTATCTGGAGCTTGCTGCTGCGTGCCTGATCGGTGCGGTTGGCATCTCCACCTTCGCGCTGCACAACTCCGGACACAGTGCCACGCCAGCGGCGAATAGCGCTGCCGGTGTCGCGGGTCAGGGACTCGCGCTCGTCAACACGAGTGATCTGAGCGACGATGGGCTGGCGCAGCTCACACGTGATCTCGACAAGCTTCAGGCGATGCCGACGGTCGATCCGGAATCCGTCACACCAGCTGCGCTCGAAGACGCGCCCGAGCCTGCAAGCGCGGGAGATTCGGCATGA
- a CDS encoding RNA polymerase sigma factor, with protein sequence MAATRLVERHAPGLARFVAAEGERDNVDEVVQDTFVRAFAAIESFRGESAFRTWLFTIARRLILDRRRSERRSRMVATVEEGDAVTTFDALDTMVADESMVRVRMAVDALSQKQKEVFMLRLEQGLSYKEIAELVGTTEGAARVHYHNAMRAVKEFLDDE encoded by the coding sequence ATGGCGGCCACGAGACTGGTCGAGCGGCATGCTCCCGGACTGGCGCGGTTCGTCGCAGCCGAGGGAGAGCGCGACAACGTGGATGAAGTGGTTCAGGATACCTTCGTTAGAGCGTTTGCGGCGATCGAGAGCTTTCGCGGCGAGAGTGCCTTCCGAACATGGCTTTTCACCATTGCGCGACGCCTGATACTGGATCGACGACGATCGGAGCGACGAAGCAGAATGGTGGCGACGGTGGAAGAGGGCGATGCTGTTACGACGTTTGATGCACTGGACACGATGGTCGCGGACGAGTCGATGGTGCGGGTAAGGATGGCAGTGGATGCACTGTCGCAGAAGCAGAAAGAGGTTTTCATGCTCCGGCTGGAACAGGGGCTTTCGTACAAGGAGATCGCGGAGCTGGTTGGTACCACTGAGGGCGCAGCGCGCGTCCACTACCACAACGCGATGCGCGCGGTCAAGGAGTTTCTCGATGATGAATGA